The region TTGGCTGGCTTGGAAAGGCTTGCCGGTTAATTCAATGACCTCGAGTGCACGCACGGTACGGCGGGGGTCTTTGTCTTCGATGATGCTGGCTGCTGCCGGGTCGATCTCGGCTAATTCGGCATGCAGCTTATCGATGCCAATCTCTTTCCGGCGCTGCTCATACTTCGCGCGAACTTCCGGGTCGGTCGGTGGAAACTGCCAGTCATCGACGAGTGATTGCACGTATAGCATCGACCCGCCGACCAGGATGGGCGTCTTGCCCCGGGACATGATGTCTTCTACATCTGCCACGGCATCGCGCTGGTAGCGCGCCACGGATGCAGTATCGGTCAGTTCCCACACGTCCAACTGGTGGTGTGGGATGCCTTCGCGTTCTTCTACGCTTAGCTTCGCTGTGCCGATGTCCATGCCCTTGTACAGCTGCATGGAATCGACGTTGACGACTTCCCCATCGAGGTGATGGGCCAGAGCCAAACCGAGTGCGGATTTACCCGACGCAGTCGGGCCGACCACGGCAATAGGAGTAGGCATGATTTAAACCTCCCATTCTGCGATGTAGCGTCCCACGCCCAGGCTGCTATCAGCAGCAACGAGGCGCACAGACTGCGGTTGAATCTCTGCCAGTTCGAGCCACAGCTCAGGTTCCACGACGCCCGCGTCCTGAAGCGGAAATGGCTGAGGCATCTCACCCTTCAATAGCTTTTGGCACCACTCATCAGCTGCGGGACCATCGTCTAGCAGCGCCAACGGGGCGCGCGGGGTGAGTCCGGCACTGCCGTCGATGACGAGGATGGTGAGGGAGGCATCGTCAAGCGTGCCCATGTGCTCCCGGGACTCATGGACTGGCAGATGCTCTAGGCCTGCGGCGCGTAGTGCGTAGTGGGCCATGATTTCTGGCAGGTAGTTACCGGCGCCGAGCTGTACGTGTGGTGCTCCCCAGGCGCGCAGGCTACCGGTATGAACGGTATGCCAGCGGGAGTTGCGGGAGGCAACGATATCGATGCCTGTGGTGTGCTTTGTGACTGCCGATTGCAGGATTTTACATAAAGAGTCCAGCAATTCCCGCGAGGCTGCATCGCCGGGGGCAAGCTCGACTGCCAACGCCGGGCTAGCGGGCATGACCACAAGTTTTTTCATCACCTGTTTATCCTAGTAAAAGTTTTGCAGGTTACCCGCACGGCTAATGCTTAGGCGGTACTGTTTAAGCAGTATTGTTTGGCAGCCGTGACGCGCGGCTAAGTTACACAAAGGACGGTGTCTGTCTTGTCTCCTATCCCTAATCCTGGTGCGATGCCACGGAAGGGCGCTAAAAAGCCCGTTGCCATGCAGCAGCCGCCGAAAAATGACCCTTCTAAGTTTGGTCGCGTCGATGATGAGGGCAATGTCTACGTCACCGATGCCAATGGTGAGCGCCTGATTGGCCAGTGGCAGGCAGGTACCCCGGCGGAAGGCCTGGCCCACTACGGTGCGCGTTACGACGATCTGTCCACCGAGATTGAGCTGCTGGAAGCTCGCCTGAAGGCTAACCCAGGTGAGGCAGAATCCATCAAGCAGACTGCTGCGGAACTGCGCGAGACCCTGCCGACTGCTGCAGTCATTGGTGATATTCCTGCTTTGGATAAGCGTCTGCAGACCGTCATGGATCACTCCGTGACCGCTGGTGAGCAGGCCCAGGCTGATAAGCAGCGTCGTCGTGCCGAAGCTATTGCCAAGAAGGAAAAGCTGGCAGAAGAAGCAGAAGAGATCGCGGAGAACTCCACCGAGTGGAAGGCAGCTGGCGATCGCATTCGCGCCATCTTGGAAGAGTGGAAGCAGATTCGCGGTATCGATCGCAAGACCGATGACCAGCTGTGGAAGCGCTACTCCCGTGCACGTGATTCTTTCAACCGCCGTCGTGGTTCGCACTTTGCTGAGCTCGACCGCAACCGTGCGGCAGCACGCAAGAAGAAAGAAGACATCATCGTCCGCGCTGAGGCCCTGCAGAACTCCACCGACTGGGGTCCAACGGCTCGTGCCTACCGCGACCTGATGGCTGAGTGGAAGGCCGCTGGTCGTGCGCAGCGCGATATCGATGACAAGCTGTGGGCACAGTTCCGCGCCGCTCAGGATCACTTCTTCAACGCCCGCAATGCGGTCAATGACCAGCGCGATAAGGAATTTGCTGCCAACGCAGAAGCCAAGGACGCACTGCTGGCCGAATACGACGCGCAGATTGACCCGGATAAGAACCTGCACGCTGCGCAGGAAAAGCTGCGTGAGCTGCAGGAAAAGTGGGAAGAAATCGGCTTCGTTCCGCGCAATCAGGTACGCGAGTACGAAGACAAGATTGCTGCTGTGGAAAGGCGTGTGGCTGCCGCGGAAGAATCCCAGTGGCGTCGCACCGATCCGGAGGCCCAGGCACGCGTCGCGCAGTTCCAGGACCGCGCCGACGAGTTCACCGCGCAGGCTGAAGAAGCTGAGTCCAAGGGCAACGCTAAGAAGGCACAGCAGCTGCGCGAGCAGGCCGCACAGTGGCAACAGTGGGCCGATACCGCCGCAGCAGCTGTCGACGACCAGTAGTGCAACTAGTAGAAATCGCCACCCCGCAGCTTTCCGGGACTGACTGGGAACCTGCCGATGCCGTGCGCACCTTCGTGTTCATGGCCAATCTGGCAGCCCAGGAAGCCTGCGGGGATGCTGCTGCCTCCACCTCCCCACAACGTGTCGTCCAACGCCTGCAAGGCTCCACGGAATCCCATACCTACCTCTTCGCCGTCATTGACGACGATGACGCACCACTCGCTGAGGTCGGCGAACTTGGCCTGCCCACCATTCCTGCCATCGAACCTAGCCCGGAGATGGACTACCTCGGCTTCATTCATCTCTCGCTACCTCTATTAGAAGAACGCGAGAACGCCGATATCGAATGCGTTCTTGACGCTCAATTCTTGCCGCTGCCCGGGCAAGCCCTTGATGACGACGGCTACGAGGTCGCCAACTGGATGGCACGCGCCGCACTCGAGCAAGCCCAGAAACTGGGCCGCAGCATCGCCCAAGTCGGCCTTCTGCATCCTCCCGAAGCCGACCCCAGCTACGACGCGATGTCACGGGTGTACACAGAACTCGGTTTTCAACGCAAGCATTCCGAAACCCAGCTGCAGATGGACATCCCCGACTCCCCTGCCGCACCACTACTGCCACAACCTCTGCGTGCAGAAATCTGGCCGGACTACTCCATCCCCGATGAGTACCTCGACCAAGTCCTCGAACTACTCACCATCGCCTCCACCGACGCCCACTACGGCAAACTACACGTCGAACCCATCCAATGGACCCGACAACGCCTCGCCGAAGCACACGCACGCCTGAGGCAACGCCGCTCCCACACGCTGTTAGTCGCCCTGTGCGAGCACAGCGGCACTAACAGCGATTCAAACGACAACAGCGCAGACATCGGAAACAGCGAAAGCAAGGACGCTCCGCGGATTGTGGCGCTGACAGAGCTGTCGCGGCACGAAGCAGCAGACCCGGAAGTCTGTGAATGGACCTTGACTGTCACTGCCCGTGGGCGCAGGCGCGCCGGGTTGGGCATGCTGGCCAAGCTGACCGCGTTGCATGAGGTCAATGGTTATTGGCCGGATGTGCGGCGAATCTACTGTTCAGTCGCTGACGACGACCCGGGAATGAATGCGCTCTACGAGCGACTGGGAGCACGCGCTATTTCGCGCAGCTCCGCCTGGGAGTTGGCGCTTTAGTCGGTGGCGTCCTCGTCTTCGCCGCGATGACGGCGGGCGGCGCGGGCGCGGCGGTCATCGATAAGCAGTGGGTTTTCTTCTTCCTTGATGGTGGCCTCAGACTGCATCTGGCCGACCTCATCGAGCTGGCTCGCCTCTTGGCGGGCAGCAGCATAAGCCTTTTCCTGCTCTGGGCTACGGCGCAGGGCGACCAGGCAGTAGGCCAGGAAGGCCAGGCCGTTGCCCAGTAGGAGTAGCCACATGCCGATTTGTGCGGCATCGGCAGTGCTGCCGCGGAACCAGAAGGCCCACAAGGAACCGAAGAAAGCGACGGTGACCATCATCCAGCCGACCAAGCCGAAGACGGCGCGGCGGGTGATAAGCGTCAGCGTGGTGAGAATGCCCAGGCCCACGACGGAAAGAACCATGGGGATTTTCTCCATCAAGCCGACTTGGACATCGCCAGGCGACACGAGTGCCTGCCAACCGGGAATACCGCCGGCATAAGGCAGGAAGAGGAAGCCGACGAACGCTACGAGCGCGACCATCAAGGTGATCTTTTGACCGCGCAGGTCCATGTACTTGGCAGCCTGGCGTTCGCGTTGTGCAGCAGCGTTATTCTTCGTCATGTTTTCCTAGCTTAGGCTTATCGCGTGGCTTTGTGCTTTAGCACCCGCAGGCATCGTTAGCTGCAGGCTGGGAAGGCTTGCCCACCTGTGGCAGACCCAGGCCCACGCCAATAGGTGCGGTGGTCGGGGTTTGACCGGCAGCAGACATATCACCGGCCTTGGTGCGGCGGTGCTCGGTAACGCCACCGTCGACGACCAGGAAGAAGGAACCCGCACTGGTCACGGTTCCGTGGACGACGTCGCCCGGGCGAATGTCGGCGGAGATGTCGTTGCCGGCGGCGTCGATAGGCGCAAAGTGCACCAGGCGGCCATCGCGGGCGCGACCAGTCATACGGTGGGTCTGGTCATTCTTGCGGCCGCCTTCGGCCTGCACCAGCAATTCGACGTCGGCGCCGACCAGCTTGGCGTTTTCTTCGGCCTGGATGCGGTCCTGCAAGGCGACGAGGCGCTCAAAGCGATCCTGGACGACGTCCTTCGGGATCTGGTCTTCCATTTCCGCTGCCGGGGTGCCCGGGCGCGGCGAGTACTGGAAGGTAAAGGCCGAGCTAAAGCGTGCCTTCTCGACGACTTCCATGGTCTCCTGGAAGTCCTCTTCGGTCTCGCCTGGGAAACCAACGATGATGTCGGTGGTAATCGCAGCGTGCGGCATCTTCTCGCGCACCTCATCCAGGATGCCCAGGAATTTCTTGGTGCGGTAGGAACGGCGCATCAGCTTCAGGATGCGGTCGGAACCGGACTGCAGCGGCATGTGCAGCTGCGGGCAGACCGCCGGGGTCTCAGCCATAGCGTCGATGACATCGGAAGTGAATTCTGCCGGGTGCGGGGAGGTAAAACGCAGGCGCTCCAGGCCGTCGATCTTGCCGACCTCGCGCAGCAGCTTGGAAAAAGCAAAGCGGTCACGCGGCAGATCCGGGTCGGCAAAGTGCACGCCATAAGCGTTGACGTTCTGGCCCAGCAGGGTCACCTCAGAGACACCCTGGTCAACGAGAGCCTGAACCTCCGCGATGATGTCGCCGGGGCGACGGTCTTCTTCCTTACCGCGCAACGAAGGCACGATGCAGAAGGTGCAGGTGTTGTTACAACCCACAGACACAGACACCCAACCGGCATAGGCCGACTCACGCTTGGCCGGCAGGACGGACGGGAAAGCCTCGAGTGCGTCGACGATTTCGACCTGAGCTTCGTCGTTGTGGCGGGCGCGCTCTAACAGCGTAGGCAGCGCCGACATGTTGTGGGTGCCAAAGACCGCATCGACCCAGGGGGCATTGTCAAGGACAGTGTCTTTATCCTTCTGCGCCAGGCAGCCGCCGACGGCAATCTGCATGCCCGGGTGGTTTTCCTTGGTCTTCTTCAGTGCACCCAGGGTGCCGTAGAGACGCTTGTCGGCGTTTTCACGCACCGCACAGGTGTTGAACACCACCAGGTCCGGCTCATCGCCTTCCGGCACGGCGGCGTAGCCCGCCTCCTCCAGCAGGCCGGAAATGCGCTCGGAATCGTGCACATTCATCTGGCAGCCAAAGGTGCGAACTTCGTAGGTCCTAGGGTTTGAAATCGTCTGCTCCACGTCGGGACATTCTATCGATGTATAAGGCCATCACCTAACCAACTCTTGGCCACCCCCGCGGGTGGGAATTTTTGCAAACTTGCCAACGTGTGAATTTGCAAACATCTATTATCAACTCAAGTAATTGACATCACAGACCGAAGGATTGGTGACATGGCAGACACTTCATCTACGCCCATGATCCAGATGTCCGGCGTCAACAAGTACTTCGATGACTTCCAGGCTCTGCGCGACATCAATATTGAGGTCGCCCGCGGTGAGGTCGTCGTGGTCTTGGGCCCGTCCGGCTCCGGCAAATCCACCCTCTGCCGCACCATCAACCGCCTCGAAACCATCGAGGAAGGCACCATCACCATCGACGGTGAAAAGCTGCCAGAGGAAGGCAAAGACCTGGCCAAGCTGCGTTCCAACGTCGGCATGGTCTTCCAGCAGTTCAACCTGTTTCCGCACCTGACCATCAAAGACAACGTCACCTTGGGCCCGACCGAGGTGCGCAAGCTGAAAAACGCTGAGGCCAACGAGCTCGCGGAAAAGCTGCTGGACCGAGTGGGCATTGCCAACCAGGCCAGCAAGTACCCGGCACAGCTCTCCGGTGGTCAGCAACAGCGTGTGGCCATCGCCCGTGCGTTGGCCATGCAGCCAAAGATCATGCTTTTCGATGAGCCCACCTCCGCCCTTGACCCGGAGATGGTCAACGAGGTCCTCGACGTTATGACGGACCTTGCTCGCGAAGGCATGACCATGGTCGTGGTTACCCACGAGATGGGCTTTGCCCGCAGAGCTGCCGATCGCATCTTGTTCATGGCCGACGGCGAGGTCGTCGAGGACACCGACCCGGAGTCCTTCTTCACCAACCCGCAATCGGATCGTGCCAAGGACTTCCTGGGCAAGATCCTCCAGCACTAACCATTCCCCTATCCACCTAAATTTCTACTCTCAAAAGGAGAATCCAATGTCTTTCAAGCGTATGTCCGCCACCATTTCCACTGTTGCTCTCTCTGGTGTTCTGCTCGCTGCCTGTGGCGGCGACGGTGAAGGCGGCGAGGGCGGCCTGCTGGCTAGCATCGAGTCCGGCAACGTGACCCTGGGTACCAAGTTCGACCAGCCAGGCCTGGGCCTGCGTGAGGGCGATGGCTCCCTGACCGGTCTGGACGTGGACGTCTTTACCTACGTGGTCAACCACATCGCCGATGAAAACGGCTGGGAGCACCCGGAAATCGAGTGGCGTGAGGCTCCATCCGCACAGCGTGAAACCCTCATCCAGAACGGTGAGGTCGACGGCATTGCCGCTACCTACTCCATCAACGCCTCCCGCGCTGAGTCCGTAAACTTCGGTGGCCCGTACCTGCTGACCCACCAGGCACTGCTGGTGAGCGAAGACAACACCGAAATCACCGGCCTGGAAGGCCTGGACGGCAAGATTCTCTGCTCTGTGACCGGCTCTACCCCGGCTCAGACCGTGAAGGAAGCACTGCCGTCCGTGCAGCTGCAGGAGTACGACACCTACTCCTCCTGTGTTGAGGCACTGTCCCAGGGCAACGTCGATGCCATGACCACCGACGCGACCATCCTGAATGGCTACGCCGCGCAGCATGAGGGCGAGTTCAAGGTCGTGGAGCTGGAAGAAGACGGTGAACCTTTCACCGATGAGTACTACGGCATCGGCATCACCAAGGATGACCAGGAGGCTACCGACGCCATCAACGCCGCCCTGGAAGAGATGATCGACTCCGGCGAGTTCGACAACTTCATCTCCGCCAACCTGGGCGAAGGCGACGCCATCCAGCCAGGCACCCCGGGTGACCTGTCCTTCCTGGATTAATCTCCCCGAAGATTAATCACGCGCACTCCTTAAGGAGTGCGCACTCATCATTGGTGCCCTAGCTAATAGGGCACACCGACACTCGACGAGGAGGACCCCATGAGTGCCATGTGGGACCAGCTTGGTCCAGGGCTGTGGCCGGCGTTCTGGATTACTATCCAGCTGACGTTCTGGTCAGCACTGGGCGCCATGATCTTAGGAACCGTGTTGACCGCCATGCGTGTCTCCCCGGTCGGAATCCTGCGCTGGATGGCTACGACGTACATCACCATTGTGCGCAATACGCCACTGACGCTGATTATTCTGTTCTGTTCCTTCGGTCTGTATCAGAACCTCGGCTTGGCATTAGCGAGCCGCGATTCGGATACCTTCCTGGTGGATAACAACTTCCGCCTCGCGATTGTCGGTTTCATTCTCTACACCAGTGCGTTTGTGGCAGAATCGCTGCGCTCTGGCATTAACACCGTGGACTTTGGTCAAGCCGAAGCCGCTCGTTCTCTCGGCTTGGGCTTCGGTCAGACCTTCCGCACCATCATCTTCCCGCAGGCAGTTCGTGCCGCGATTGTTCCGCTGGGCAATACGCTTATCGCGCTGACGAAGAACACCACGATTGCCTCGGCCATCGGTGTCGCGGAAGCATCGTTGCTGATGAAGTCGACCATTGAGATGCACGCTAATCAGCTCTTTGTCATCTTCCTCATCTTCGCTGCTGGCTTTATCATCCTTACCTTGCCGATGGGCTTAGGCCTGGGCAAGCTTTCTGAGAAGCTGGCGGTGAAGAAATAATGTCAGTACGCGCAACCGTTCTGTACGACGCCCCGGGACCTAAGGGCCGCCGTAACAACGTCATCTACACGATTATCTCTGCAATCGTGGCCCTGGCCATCTTCGGCTGGATTCTCTACACGCTTAACGAGCGCGGTCAGCTGGAAGCTGACCTGTGGACACCGTTCCTTAATTCCCAGACCTGGACCACCTACCTGCTGCCTGGTCTGCGCGGTACCTTGCTCTCAGCATTTGCGTCCATCCTGTTGGCCATCGTCTTTGGTGTGGTCTTCGGCCTGGGACGTCTAAGCCAAATCGCCCCTATTCGCTGGTTCTGCGGTGTGGTCGTGGAGTTCTTCCGCGCCATCCCGGTGCTGTTGCTGATGATCTTCGCCTACCAGCTCTTCGCGGTCTACGGCCTAGTACCATCCCGCTACCTGGCTTTTGCTGCAGTGGTCTTCGCGCTGACTTTGTACAACGGCTCCGTGATTGCAGAGATTCTCCGCTCCGGTATCCGTTCCCTACCTAAGGGCCAGACCGAAGCCGCCCAAGCACTGGGCCTGTCGCACCAGCTGACGATGTGGAAGGTGCTCCTGCCGCAGGCAGTCGCGTCCATGCTGCCGGCTCTGATTGCACAGATGGTCATTGCTCTGAAGGACTCCGCGCTGGGCTACCAGATTGGCTACATCGAAGTGGTTCGCTCCGGTATCCAGTCTGCATCCTTCAACCAGAACTACCTGGCATCGCTGGTCGTGGTCGCTATCATCATGATTCTTATCAACTGGGGCCTGACCACCCTGGCCGAGCGCGTCGAGCACCAGCTGCGTGCCGGACGTGCCCGCAAGAACATCGTCGCGAACGTCCCGCACCACCGCGACCAGGGTCTGGAAACCAAGGACCAGGTCAACGCCGACTGGCACGCCCCGGGTTACAAGGGAATCCGCAACCCAGCCGAGTAATCATTCAGGCTCACCGAGCCGCCACCGCGGCTCCCCGCTGCGCGCGAGTTTAGGATTCTTCCAACTCCGCGCAGCGGTTTTCTAATGCCTCTTTAGCTAGGCGCAACGACATGCCTTCGTTGTAGCCACGGCGGGCAAGCACGCCGACGATACGGCGCAGTGCTTTGTCGCGCTCTGCCCTATCGGCAGGAACCGATTTCACACTTCGCGCTTTCTTCTCGGCGAACTTCCGCGCCATGGCTTCTTCATCGGCTTCATCGATTTGCTCCAGTGCGTCAGCACGCTCCTCTTGACCGACACCCTTGCGCTGCAACTCCCGGTCCAGCACGCGCGCGGACTTACCACGCCGGCCATGACGTTGGCGCACCCACTCGTGGGCAAAGGCCGCGTCATTGAGCAAGCCCACCCGAGCTAAATCATCGAGGACTTCGTCGATAACTGACTCGGGAAACTCCGCGCGCAGGAGACGCTCTTTGAGTTCATGTCGAGAACGCGAGCGCTGATCTAAAAGGCCGAGTGCACGCTTGCGCACTCGGGCCTTGTCTTCTTCGGCGGCTTCGTCAAAAAGTTCCCCGGCATGTTCACCGGACTCGTACTCTGCCAGCGCCTGGCGCAGCTTCTCGACCTTCTCTGCAGAAGGCTGCTGCATGGATTAACTCCTACTCGTCGTCGAAGTCTACGTTCGGCACCAGGTCCACTGCCTCATCGGTCAACGGATCATCAGCACCGGGCACATCCATGGCTGCTTCTTCGTCCTCGGCGGACTGCTCGCCAATGCCCAGCTTCTTAAAGATCTTCTGCTCGATCTCGTTGGCCAGGTCCTGGTTGTCCTTGAGGAACTTGCGGGCCTTTTCCTTGCCCTGTCCCAGTTGGTCGCCTTCGTAGGTAAACCAGGAACCGGACTTCTTGATAAAGCCGTGCTGGACACCAAGGTCAATAATCGACGACTCACGGGAGATGCCTTCGCCGTAAAGGATGTCGAACTCAGCAATCTTGAACGGCGGGGAAACCTTGTTCTTCACAACCTTGAGCTTGGTGCGATTACCAATAGCGTCCTGGCCGTCCTTGAGAGTCTGGATACGACGGATATCGCAGCGCACGGAAGCATAGAACTTCAGTGCCTTACCACCGGTGGTGGTCTCCGGGGAGCCGAACATTACGCCGATCTTCTCACGCAGCTGGTTAATAAAGATGGCGGTCGTACCAGAGCTGTACAGCGCGCCGGTCATCTTACGCAGTGCCTGCGACATCAGGCGGGCCTGCAGACCCACGTGGCTGTCACCCATCTCGCCTTCGATTTCCGCCTTCGGGGTCAACGCTGCCACGGAGTCGACGACGATGATATCGATAGCACCGGAGCGGACCAGCATGTCGGCGATTTCCAGGGCCTGCTCACCAGTATCTGGCTGAGAGACCAGCAGGTTATCGGTATCTACGCCCAGCAGACGCGCGTATTCCGGGTCCAGGGCGTGCTCAGCATCGATAAACGCGGCAATGCCGCCGTCCTTCTGCGCCTGTGCCACAGCGTGCAGTGCGACAGTGGTCTTACCGGAAGATTCAGGACCGTAAATCTCCACGACACGACCGCGCGGGAAACCGCCGATGCCCAGCGCAATATCGATTGCAGTGTTACCGGAAGAAATGGCCTTAATCGGCGGGCGGTTGTCATCGCCCAGGCGCATCACAGCGCCCTTGCCGAAGTCCTTTTCAATCATCGACATTGCGGCGTCGAGTGCCTTTTGGCGGTCATCTCCTTGCGAGGCCTTGGAGGTGCCCTTCTTCTTTGCTGCCATGTTTTAATCCCTAACGTTGTTGGTGAGTGCGCCTAACCTATGGGAATAAGGCGCCTTAACCTTTTAGACTGCTTTTTCGCGGCTTCGGTTCCCATGCGAGGAGAAACATTATCGTGCCGCGACGACATCCACTACCTTACACACACATGTGTTCGAATTTCGACTTCGCGCACCGGCGCGTTATTTACCCGGGTAGTCGATACCTAAACGGCGCTCTTCTGGCACGTCAAAATCATCGCACAGCTCTTCCCATACGTGCCGTGGATCGACTCCAGAATCAATCAGAGCATTCGGCGTATCACCCAACTTCGCCAATACGTGCGAGTGGCTAATCCAGTTTCCTTTAGCATCGCCAAACTCATCGACTACCAGTTGATGAAACTCCGTCAATCGCATGCCTGCCACCCTACCCACTTGCATTTTTCTTGTGCCGCTACCCCCAAATGAACGGTGTTCAATAACGTTTCATCCAGCACCTATAACCAATTCTGCTACTGTCATTCGCATGTCCAAGAACAACGTAGCCAGCGATGTGGCTTATGTGGCGGTCTTTACCGCGATTGTCATCGTGCTTGCCTTCGTCACCATCCCCGTTGGTGCCGCGGGTGTTCCCATTGTGCTGCAAAATGCCGCGCTCATTCTCGCCGGCTTAGTCTTAGGCCCGCGCCGTGGCCTTTATGTTGGCCTGCTCTTCCTGTTACTAGGCCTGGCGCTGCCAGTCCTGGCTGGTGGCGGCACCACCTTGCGTTCCTTGGCAGGTCCAACCGCCGGCTACATCATCGGCTACGTGCTCTCCCCTGCCATTGCAGGCGCCTTGGCCTACCGCGCACCGCGTACCAAGTCCGGCATGACGATTGTCTTTGCCTTCGCCGCCATCGTGGGCCTGCTCGTCCAGTACGCCTGCGGTGCCATCGGCCTGATGCTGCGCGCTGGCATGGACACGCTCGCTGCCTTCGGTGCGCAGCTCGCCTTCGTGTTACCGGATACCGGCAAGCTCATCTTTGCCGTCATCATCGCACTCGCCGTCCACCAAGCCTTCCCGCAGCTGCGCCGCAAGGGGGTCGCCCGTGCCGGAGATTAACTTCCAGAACGTCTCCGTCGCCTACGAGAACGCCACTATTCTCCGCGACATCAACGTCTTGCTGACGGAGAACCGCATCGGCATCATCGGCGCCAACGGCGGCGGTAAGTCAACCTTCGTGCGGCTTATCAACGGCCTGGGTGAGGCAACCAGCGGCACCGTTACTGTCGATGGCCAGGACGTGGCCAAGCATGGTTCCGATATTCGCCGCAAGGTCGGCTTCGTCTTCTCCGATGCCGAAAACCAGATCGTCATGCCGACCGTGCGGCAGGACATCGCCTTTTCGCTCAAGCGCTTCAAGTTGGGCAAGGAGAAGGTGCAGAAGCTTGTCGATGCCTCCTTGCACCGCTTTGGCCTGTACGACCACGCCGACCAGTCCCCGCACACGCTGTCCGGCGGACAAAAGCAGTTACTGGCACTGGCTGCCGTAACAGTTCTCGACCCGCAACTCATCATTGCCGATGAGCCAACCACCTTGCTGGACCTACGCAACCGCGACCGC is a window of Corynebacterium camporealensis DNA encoding:
- a CDS encoding biotin transporter BioY, which translates into the protein MSKNNVASDVAYVAVFTAIVIVLAFVTIPVGAAGVPIVLQNAALILAGLVLGPRRGLYVGLLFLLLGLALPVLAGGGTTLRSLAGPTAGYIIGYVLSPAIAGALAYRAPRTKSGMTIVFAFAAIVGLLVQYACGAIGLMLRAGMDTLAAFGAQLAFVLPDTGKLIFAVIIALAVHQAFPQLRRKGVARAGD
- a CDS encoding energy-coupling factor ABC transporter ATP-binding protein, whose protein sequence is MPEINFQNVSVAYENATILRDINVLLTENRIGIIGANGGGKSTFVRLINGLGEATSGTVTVDGQDVAKHGSDIRRKVGFVFSDAENQIVMPTVRQDIAFSLKRFKLGKEKVQKLVDASLHRFGLYDHADQSPHTLSGGQKQLLALAAVTVLDPQLIIADEPTTLLDLRNRDRIKKEFAQLDQQVIVVTHDLEFLDDFDRVLCIDQGQIVADGRPAEVIDFYRNLMSNSAD
- a CDS encoding DUF3046 domain-containing protein, with protein sequence MRLTEFHQLVVDEFGDAKGNWISHSHVLAKLGDTPNALIDSGVDPRHVWEELCDDFDVPEERRLGIDYPGK
- the recX gene encoding recombination regulator RecX, with product MQQPSAEKVEKLRQALAEYESGEHAGELFDEAAEEDKARVRKRALGLLDQRSRSRHELKERLLRAEFPESVIDEVLDDLARVGLLNDAAFAHEWVRQRHGRRGKSARVLDRELQRKGVGQEERADALEQIDEADEEAMARKFAEKKARSVKSVPADRAERDKALRRIVGVLARRGYNEGMSLRLAKEALENRCAELEES
- the recA gene encoding recombinase RecA encodes the protein MAAKKKGTSKASQGDDRQKALDAAMSMIEKDFGKGAVMRLGDDNRPPIKAISSGNTAIDIALGIGGFPRGRVVEIYGPESSGKTTVALHAVAQAQKDGGIAAFIDAEHALDPEYARLLGVDTDNLLVSQPDTGEQALEIADMLVRSGAIDIIVVDSVAALTPKAEIEGEMGDSHVGLQARLMSQALRKMTGALYSSGTTAIFINQLREKIGVMFGSPETTTGGKALKFYASVRCDIRRIQTLKDGQDAIGNRTKLKVVKNKVSPPFKIAEFDILYGEGISRESSIIDLGVQHGFIKKSGSWFTYEGDQLGQGKEKARKFLKDNQDLANEIEQKIFKKLGIGEQSAEDEEAAMDVPGADDPLTDEAVDLVPNVDFDDE
- a CDS encoding amino acid ABC transporter permease gives rise to the protein MSVRATVLYDAPGPKGRRNNVIYTIISAIVALAIFGWILYTLNERGQLEADLWTPFLNSQTWTTYLLPGLRGTLLSAFASILLAIVFGVVFGLGRLSQIAPIRWFCGVVVEFFRAIPVLLLMIFAYQLFAVYGLVPSRYLAFAAVVFALTLYNGSVIAEILRSGIRSLPKGQTEAAQALGLSHQLTMWKVLLPQAVASMLPALIAQMVIALKDSALGYQIGYIEVVRSGIQSASFNQNYLASLVVVAIIMILINWGLTTLAERVEHQLRAGRARKNIVANVPHHRDQGLETKDQVNADWHAPGYKGIRNPAE